The Chaetodon trifascialis isolate fChaTrf1 chromosome 11, fChaTrf1.hap1, whole genome shotgun sequence nucleotide sequence CTGCCACGAGAATGGTCTGTCCTACTCCCTCAGTGACTCAGACACCGAACACCTGTCCAGCTCCCTAGAGGCAGAGCACCGGTAGGACACTGCGAACAgctttatacacacacacacacacacgcgcacacacactcacacacacagagtcaactAAGTAGAAAATCACCATGCTTTCCAGGTTGCTGAAGGCCATGGGCTGGCAGGAGTACCCAGAAAATGATGACAACTTCCTGCCTCTGACCGAGGATGAGCTGAGAGAGTTCCAGACTAAAACCGAACAGGTGAGCACTCGGAGAAACGTCCGTTTGGGTGTTCAGTCGTTGATATATTTTCCCCTTAATTAAacatgagagaagaagaaaaggggatCTCGTTCACACACTAACTGTTCGTGTCCTTTGACCAGCTGAAGAGGAACGGCATGCAGAGGAACGGGGCTCTCCCGAGGGCACGGGGCGTGACCCTCCACTTCACCCCCTGGCGGAGTGTGGCGGAGGCGAACGTCGAGGAGGGTTCCGAGTCCGAAACCAGTAGCAGCAGCCAGACCTCTGATGATGACGACTGCATCAAATCCTAACGTGGCTTTacggaacaaaaaaacaaaaaaaacacacaacagccaACACAACATCCCAGCAAGCaatccccctcttcctctcatctttgTTTTTAGAGCACCATTTtgaatttcttttgttttgatttttttgttgtcattCTTGCACAAGGGAAAAACCAATCATATCCCAGTGAAGGGGGAGATCCCTGCTCCGCCAGACGTCGTTTTCCCTGCGTTTCCTCCTTCACTGCAGTCCCTGCCCTCTTtgactcccccctcccctccccttcttcctttttcttcctcgcTTTGTGGAACTGAAGTGTTCATCAAGAAAAGAAGGGCAATGAATGCACACTTGATTCTGCTTTAAACAGACTAACTCATTTCATTGATGATGCTGATGACACATTATTAATGATATTAATAAAAATTGGTTCCTGACAAGCTGATATGTTTCAATATGAATGTGGCTACTGTGGTGTTTGAGTCTACGTCGATCCCCCGCTGCCTCCTCAGCAAGTGCTTCAGTCTGAGTGGCAAGATAAGGAATTTGTGTAGATGTGGCTTCACAGCAGCGATGTCTTCCCCAGCCAGGAACAAATGTGGTTTTCAAtatgcaaaatatttttttacCTGTGCTGTGAACGGTTCCTGAGAGGACAGGACTGTAGCTTTAAAAAAGGGGATTTGTCTTACTTTCTGATACCATTTTGACCAAGATGGTCATAAAATGTTTCCACACAAGTGATGAAATGTAGAAACAAATTGGGTTTTACAAAAAACCCaaaagagcaacaaaaaaaccccccagaATTTAATCagtttaatcttttttttaatcatgattTTAAGCCATCACTTGGAACATGAAGACTTTCAAATGTGAAGTttttagaaaagaaaagcttAGATTTAAATTCATTTCATAGTTTCACACTAACAAAAATATGTAGATGAGCTTAAAAACTGTTGAGGTTTCTCTTTGGATAATTCTAGAGgtcacatttcttcattatAAATGCCTTTTcaacaaacattttgacttgtggTAGCAGGCAAAGCACAGATTCATGAGTAACGTTGACGGTGGCTTAGTTCTGTTTAGGCCGCCCAGTCAGTAATGcttgtgtgcagtgtgcacagCTGGGGTCCTGACACGGGCCCTCTAGTGTAATCATTAACACCTGTGCCTTTCACTCTGAGAAGTCAAGATgatgtctgctgtgtgagttTAGGTctattgaaatgatttttttcttttttaatttctggCCAGTTAGAGTGTGTCTCAGTTATGTGTTGTTTTGCTGACATGAGCATACTTTTGATTCTAAATGATCGACCCCATTCTGTtcaacatgcacaaaaaaatgCTTTTCCAATGTCCCACTTGACACAGCAACTATGGGAATGTTCAACTAGTATCAGACACATCACTGTAACAGATCCTGCCATGACTTAACATCGTTTGTGTTGAAGTGTCCTGCCCATGAATGCTTATGAAGATTTTAAGAATGACAAACAACTGAAGCAAAAGTTTCTTGAATTGGCcttttccacagctgaaaagcacaggtgcaaTCAAAGGCTACTCTCTGTTCAAATGTTAGTTACATAGTTTTCAGCTGTGGTTTTCCTGCTGTAACAAGTCAAATGTCTTGTGAATGAGGCCTATTAGCTCGACTAAGTCAACTCAGTGTGATGCTTCTAAGTTGCAGTCGTATTCCTCATGGCAGAAATCTGACACGAGgcaacagacacactgaaagcAGACTGTGTTTTATCAAACAATCTTTATTGAACTTCATAGGTTTACATGTGGGAATGAACAGTCACATTACAACAGGCATCAAAAAAGACGCACATATTTACAACGGCAAACAAGTGCAGCAACAGTAAGAGCTCGGCGTGTCGGTGAATCTCTTCATGGGTGGAGACAAACGCATGGAGGGGGTCCAGCCTCAGAACAGTTGGAGTCAACAGCAGAAAGCAGGTGAGCTGACCCTGCACACCATAAGCACAGTCCTGATTAGACTAATGGTTTGTTCAGGTGGGCGGCGTGATGACCTCAGCAAACAGCATGTCTCACCTCTCGACTTCCGTTCTGTTAAGTGTCTCCGTTGGCTTTGTGAACGCCGTTAGTCTGACTGGCATCCTGCTTCACCTTCTTCACCACGCCCTCCTTCACTGGACTCTCATCCGGtttcctctgaaacacagacaggttCATTCAAACGTGACTGTCACTCTACTCGCCATCATCAGGCTGTGAGGAACCCACGGTGTGGCTGCCTCACCTTCTTCCTGACCAGGTGGGAGATGTCAGAGACTGCAGCGGTGGAGGCGTGTCCGTTGGTGGAACTGACTGCTTTGGTTGGTGTGCCGTTAGCCTGCGTAGAGAACAAACCACGAATCATCAGCGCTCGGAAAAAGATGTCAGACgaatcagcagcatgttttcaccacgcacacacacgcagagtgcAGCCTACCTTTGAACTGGCTGAGGAGTCGCCGTTCTGCACAGTGGACCCAGGGAACGCAGAGGAAGTGGAGCCTCCGTCCTGACAGGTTCAAGACATGACGTCAGCATCAAGTTTTTACACAGCGGACCTTTAGACGGCAGCTTCACCCTCCTGCCTGGACTCCTCCAGGTGAGATGAAGCATTTGATGGTGGTGTAGCACTGACGTATATAAAAGTTTCTTGTGATAAGACTCAAATGTGGTCATCAGTGTGTTCAGTAGAGCAGAATGTAAAGTCAGTATCACCACTTTCACACTCAGACTGTTTGTTGGCTCTGACCTGAACCTGATGACACCAGAGCGGCAAAGAAAACCGGAGCTacttattacattatttttttttgaaacAGTGTACTCCTCACTATGGAGTAAGCTGCTGAGCGTTCTGTAGGTAACAGCGACATCACAAACCATGTACAAGTACACCCTTCacctcctgagcagcagcagcagcgctcgCCGTTTTCAGCCCCTCCATGGCgtcctccaccttctcctggATCTCTGGCAGCAGagccttcagctcctccatctccttcctctcGTCAGGTACAGCCTCTGGGTCGTTGGCCTTGTCCAGCACctcctgcagtttgtctgtCCGGCAGAGTGGACACAGAACACTTCAAAGACGTGTCCTCTGTTGAAAAGTGGCTGATAAAGGGACAgaaatgtgactgaagtgcCGCCGCAGGCCGACCCCGCATACCCAGCCTGTTCTTTATGACGGTACTGGAGCTCTTCAGCTCCTCGATGGCCTGGCTGTACTGGAGATTTAAGCTGTAGGTCAGGCCGAGCTGGTAGTGAGTCTCAGCGAGCAGGCGGCTGTCTGGGTCCAGGtgcttcacctgcagcttcagACACTCCTGGAAATCCTCCAGCGCCTGTGTGTAATTTCCTGGAAGAGAGGCAGCAATTCCAAATCATACGTCCCTGGTAAAGAGTCGAGCTAGCAGAAACTGATGTTCCAGATAAGCGAACCAAAAACTTTGTTCGCACCTGATTCCGCAGAAACTTCACCCAGTTTCAGGTGAGTCTGAGCTGCCATGAGTTGCTTCTCCTCTGTCTCGTTCcttcattaaaattaaaatcgGTTAACGTGGAAGCCGGAGCTCAGTGACGATCAAACTCCTCACAGTCATGGCGGTGCTTCCATTACCTTTTAAAGATGACTTTAGCTACTTCCAACATCTCCCAGGCCAGCTGCAGGTTGcccacctcctcatcctcgctgTCCTACAGACACATGAAcgcagatgtaaaaaaaaaaaatcacacattcacagctcaTTCTGAGGTCACCTCGAGTCGACTGGACAGGTACCTTGTCAGCAGTGCCGTCTCCTTCGCCTTGCTCTTCTGCATCGTCCTCCATTTCTGCGtcaccttcatcatcctcttgTTCCTCATCTGAAACATCAGTAATGTGTTAAGACAAATTGGGTGACATGCCATTACAAGCATCAGAAAGCCATCAGAttggacagaggaaaaaaaaaggttaccTTGTGCATCCTCTTCCTTATCT carries:
- the LOC139339045 gene encoding histone-binding protein N1/N2-like isoform X2, whose protein sequence is MEEANKLIGTGKKHLVMGKVVEAVSALQEACSLLAKKYGDTADECGEAFFWCGKALLDLARMENSVLGNALEGVPEEDEDEQNVKDSKVDSTENIDEKTRDELRVQVYDAMAEKKSEDAEKKGEDAEEVEGKQSKAEEKSGDVEKVEAGDERQNTVKEEKDEQKSDVNGSKTEGEDKTENGKEEKKESGDKEEDEKESGDKEEDEKESGDKEEDAQDEEQEDDEGDAEMEDDAEEQGEGDGTADKDSEDEEVGNLQLAWEMLEVAKVIFKRNETEEKQLMAAQTHLKLGEVSAESGNYTQALEDFQECLKLQVKHLDPDSRLLAETHYQLGLTYSLNLQYSQAIEELKSSSTVIKNRLDKLQEVLDKANDPEAVPDERKEMEELKALLPEIQEKVEDAMEGLKTASAAAAAQEDGGSTSSAFPGSTVQNGDSSASSKANGTPTKAVSSTNGHASTAAVSDISHLVRKKRKPDESPVKEGVVKKVKQDASQTNGVHKANGDT
- the LOC139339045 gene encoding histone-binding protein N1/N2-like isoform X1; translation: MEEANKLIGTGKKHLVMGKVVEAVSALQEACSLLAKKYGDTADECGEAFFWCGKALLDLARMENSVLGNALEGVPEEDEDEQNVKDSKVDSTENIDEKTRDELRVQVYDAMAEKKSEDAEKKGEDAEEVEGKQSKAEEKSGDVEKVEAGDERQNTVKEEKDEQKSDVNGSKTEGEDKTENGKEEKKESGDKEEDEKESGDKEEDEKESGDKEEDAQDEEQEDDEGDAEMEDDAEEQGEGDGTADKDSEDEEVGNLQLAWEMLEVAKVIFKRNETEEKQLMAAQTHLKLGEVSAESGNYTQALEDFQECLKLQVKHLDPDSRLLAETHYQLGLTYSLNLQYSQAIEELKSSSTVIKNRLDKLQEVLDKANDPEAVPDERKEMEELKALLPEIQEKVEDAMEGLKTASAAAAAQEVKGDGGSTSSAFPGSTVQNGDSSASSKANGTPTKAVSSTNGHASTAAVSDISHLVRKKRKPDESPVKEGVVKKVKQDASQTNGVHKANGDT